A window of the Limanda limanda chromosome 8, fLimLim1.1, whole genome shotgun sequence genome harbors these coding sequences:
- the LOC133009641 gene encoding uncharacterized protein LOC133009641, which translates to MDRIDRCRKADLYAIAAHFEFPVQGTLLKARLKECVVDMLVGKEVLGVNAASPCSDDREDMQAGAEAKPPATLPRFNPLSPTLLMSSQDARLKVRLARLQMEAERGERQAEREHHLEIRRIEAEKEVKLRRLELEAASAARSPQTTLSSPLASSFCTLDVTKQMALVPQFRESEIDSYFGVFERIAVSMQWPKEVWPLLLQCKLTGKAQEVLASISLADSLDYEIVKTTVLRAYELVPEAYRQKFRSCKKSPDRTFMEFAREKATLFDRWCTATKTTDFSSLRELVLLEEFKNSVSERIVTYLNEQKVVSMSQAAVLADEFVLTHKPAHSFSTSPTTQFRRSVSLPLRSREERECYYCHEFGHLIADCQLRMRNHPPPVQQQKGVGLISTVSRSVAVMPNVCISDLPDPSYKPFILSGLVSLTGDPKEQQKVQILRDTGAAQSFILSDAVPLSGDSFCGSSVLVQGIEMGFVPVPLHLIHLKCDLVSGIFKVGVCHNLPVKGVQFIMGNDIAGGRVLPMLEVLDCPEANAEDELAERFPGIFPVGAVTRAQSRPLSNVVDLSDSFLVPVGDVNEVTGSTSVPPPQPDKNSAVESAGLSLDPLPLPITRDKLVAMQKIDSTLEQCYGKAVTPGGDIDGKVGYFLDNALLMRKWTSSLDSERDWSVIYQIVVPVAYRQDILSLAHSHVWSGHLGITKTYDRILRHFFWPGLKRDVAAFCRTCHTCQVTGKPNQVIPPAPLCPIPALGEPFEHVLVDCVGPLPKSKTGNQFLLTIMCVATRYPEAIPLRKITAQAVVKALVKFFSTFGLPKVVQTDQGSNFLSNLFEQVLTSLSITHRVSSAYHPESQGALERWHQTLKSILRKYCLETGRDWDEGVPFALFAVREIVQESLGFSPADLVFGHTVRGPLRVLKDQLISGSASSQNVLTYVSRFRERLHSACALAREALSASQKRMKRHFDEKAVPRSLQTGDQVLVLLPIPGSSLSARFSGPYCVGRKLSDTDYVIQTPDRRRKTRVCHVNMLKLYHAKVTPPEDSVEGSTGPTVKSAVPAVLVPGSYQVPEGDEDGLELRSAPQQTPRLLNSRMLSSLDSHLAYLDEERRADMVALIRGFPCLFGDVPSLTNVLKHDIDVGGAAPIKQHPYRINATKRLIMSQEVSYLVENSLASSSSSPWSSPCLLVPKPDGTFRFCTDYRKVNAVTVPDSYPLPRIDDCVDTIGSARYVTKLDLLKGYWQVPLTARASEISAFVTPDKFQQYSVMAFGMRNAPATFQRLVNIVLADVPHCAAYLDDVVVYSSDWAAHVDTLTTVFQRLARASLTLNLAKCEFGRATVTYLGKQVGGGEVRPVEAKVTAITAFPVPITRRELRRFLGMAGYYRGFCRNFSSVVAPLTSLLSPLVPFAWSPDCQHAFVSVKTLLCSTPVLVAPDFEKPFKMEVDACNVGAGAVLIQEDSNGLDHPVCYFSRKFNECQTRYSTIEQEALALLMALQFFEVYLGSSSRPIVVYTDHNPLVFLHRMYNQNQRLMRWALIVQGYNLVIRHKKGSENMCADALSRV; encoded by the coding sequence ATGGATCGAATTGACAGATGCCGGAAGGCTGATTTATATGCCATAGCGGCTCATTTTGAGTTTCCAGTTCAGGGGACCCTGCTCAAAGCGAGACTTAAGGAGTGTGTCGTGGATATGCTGGTGGGCAAGGAGGTGCTTGGTGTGAATGCGGCTTCTCCTTGTAGTGATGATAGGGAGGACATGCAGGCTGGGGCAGAGGCTAAGCCACCCGCTACCTTACCACGCTTTAATCCGTTGTCACCTACTTTATTAATGTCGTCTCAGGACGCCCGTCTGAAAGTAAGGTTGGCCCGCTTGCAAATGGAGGCTGAGCGTGGAGAGAGGCAAGCTGAGCGTGAGCACCATCTGGAGATCCGACGGattgaggcagagaaggaggtgaaactACGGAGGTTGGAATTGGAGGCTGCAAGTGCAGCACGTTCACCCCAAACcaccctctcttctccactAGCTAGCTCATTTTGCACATTGGATGTGACTAAACAAATGGCGTTGGTTCCGCAGTTCCGGGAATCGGAAATCGATTCTTATTTTGGTGTGTTTGAACGCATCGCAGTTTCTATGCAGTGGCCTAAAGAGGTGTGGCCCCTCTTGCTTCAGTGTAAACTAACTGGTAAAGCTCAGGAGGTGTTGGCGTCCATTTCGTTGGCGGACAGTCTAGATTACGAAATTGTTAAAACCACTGTTCTTCGTGCGTATGAGTTAGTACCTGAGGCATATAGACAAAAATTTAGGAGTTGCAAAAAGTCTCCTGATCGTACTTTCATGGAGTTTGCTCGAGAGAAGGCCACCTTGTTTGATCGGTGGTGCACCGCCACTAAAACTAcagatttttcctctcttcGAGAATTAGTCCTGCTGGAGGAATTCAAGAATAGTGTATCAGAACGTATAGTAACATACTTGAATGAGCAAAAAGTGGTGTCAATGTCCCAGGCAGCTGTATTAGCGGACGAGTTTGTACTCACCCACAAGCCCGCTCATTCGTTCTCTACCTCTCCAACCACTCAGTTTCGCAGGTCAGTTTCGCTACCTTTACGTTCTAGGGAGGAACGGGagtgttattattgtcatgAATTTGGCCATTTAATTGCTGACTGTCAGCTTCGTATGAGAAATCATCCACCGCCCGTTCAACAACAAAAGGGGGTTGGGTTGATAAGTACAGTTTCTCGCTCTGTGGCAGTTATGCCGAATGTGTGCATTTCTGACCTTCCTGACCCCAGCTACAAACCATTCATTTTGAGTGGTCTTGTGTCACTGACCGGTGATCCAAAGGAACAGCAAAAGGTTCAGATTCTCCGTGACACTGGGGCGGCCCAGTCGTTTATCCTCTCTGATGCAGTGCCATTGTCAGGTGATTCATTCTGTGGTTCCAGTGTTTTGGTTCAGGGCATAGAGATGGGATTTGTGCCAGTCCCCTTGCAcctgatacatttaaaatgtgatttagtcAGTGGAATTTTCAAAGTCGGGGTATGTCATAACCTGCCGGTAAAAGGCGTTCAGTTTATCATGGGCAATGATATTGCTGGAGGCAGAGTGCTGCCTATGTTGGAGGTATTGGACTGTCCCGAAGCTAACGCTGAGGATGAGTTAGCCGAGAGATTCCCTGGGATTTTTCCGGTGGGGGCTGTTACACGGGCGCAGTCCCGACCATTGAGTAATGTGGTTGACCTGTCTGACTCCTTTCTTGTCCCAGTGGGGGACGTAAATGAGGTTACTGGTTCTACCTCTGTGCCCCCTCCACAGCCTGATAAGAACAGTGCCGTTGAGAGTGCTGGCCTTAGTCTCGACCCATTGCCTCTACCGATAACTCGTGATAAGCTGGTTGCTATGCAAAAGATAGATTCTACACTGGAGCAGTGTTATGGGAAGGCTGTTACTCCGGGTGGGGATATCGACGGTAAGGTGGGTTACTTCCTAGATAATGCTCTTCTCATGCGTAAGTGGACTTCATCTCTTGATTCAGAACGTGACTGGAGTGTGATCTATCAGATTGTAGTGCCTGTTGCATATCGACAGGATATTCTATCACTTGCTCATAGTCACGTATGGTCTGGTCATTTAGGTATCACGAAAACCTATGACAGGATTCTAAGGCACTTCTTTTGGCCTGGACTGAAACGTGATGTAGCTGCATTCTGTCGTACTTGTCATACCTGTCAGGTCACAGGAAAACCAAACCAGGTTATTCCACCCGCTCCTCTCTGTCCGATACCCGCGTTAGGTGAGCCTTTTGAGCACGTGTTAGTTGATTGTGTTGGCCCATTGCCTAAGTCTAAGACTGGTAACCAGTTTTTATTGACGATTATGTGTGTTGCTACACGGTATCCTGAGGCTATTCCCCTTCGGAAAATCACTGCTCAGGCAGTGGTCAAGGCTTTGGTTAAGTTTTTCTCGACGTTTGGGCTCCCGAAAGTGGTGCAAACTGATCAAGGAAGTAATTTCCTTTCTAACCTTTTTGAGCAGGTGCTGACATCTTTGTCTATTACACACAGAGTTTCCAGTGCCTACCACCCTGAGTCTCAGGGTGCTCTCGAACGTTGGCACCAAACGCTTAAATCCATACTGCGAAAGTACTGTCTCGAGACCGGGAGAGACTGGGATGAGGGTGTTCCTTTTGCCTTGTTTGCGGTTCGTGAGATCGTTCAGGAGTCCTTAGGGTTTAGTCCGGCTGACCTTGTTTTTGGACATACGGTACGCGGCCCTCTCAGAGTTCTGAAAGACCAGCTTATCTCGGGTAGTGCTTCTTCTCAAAATGTGTTAACTTATGTGAGCCGGTTCCGTGAACGGTTGCACAGTGCCTGTGCCCTCGCTAGGGAAGCTCTGTCCGCCTCACAGAAGCGGATGAAGCGTCACTTTGATGAGAAGGCTGTCCCACGTTCACTGCAGACGGGTGACCAGGTTCTAGTTCTGCTTCCCATTCCCggatcctccctctctgcccgtTTCTCCGGTCCTTATTGTGTGGGACGGAAGTTGAGTGACACAGATTATGTTATACAGACCCCAGATCGGAGGCGCAAGACAAGAGTTTGCCATGTTAACATGCTTAAGTTGTATCATGCAAAAGTTACTCCTCCTGAGGACTCCGTAGAAGGGTCTACGGGTCCCACAGTCAAGTCTGCCGTTCCAGCTGTATTGGTTCCAGGCTCCTACCAGGTTCCTGAGGGTGACGAGGATGGATTGGAGTTGCGGAGTGCTCCTCAACAGACCCCTCGGTTGTTGAACTCTCGGATGCTGTCATCTCTGGACTCGCATCTGGCCTATCTGGATGAGGAACGTAGGGCTGACATGGTAGCCCTAATACGTGGGTTCCCTTGTCTGTTCGGTGATGTTCCTTCCCTGACCAACGTTTTGAAGCATGATATAGATGTGGGAGGTGCAGCACCTATCAAGCAGCATCCATACCGCATTAACGCTACGAAAAGGTTGATCATGTCGCAGGAGGTGTCTTATTTAGTAGAGAATAGTCTGGCGTCTTCGAGCTCTAGTCCTTGGAGTTCACCATGCCTCTTGGTACCCAAGCCTGATGGCACGTTCCGTTTCTGTACGGATTATAGGAAGGTGAACGCAGTCACGGTTCCTGACTCGTACCCGTTGCCGCGTATTGATGATTGTGTGGACACCATTGGGTCTGCCCGGTATGTGACAAAGCTGGAtctgttaaagggatattggcAAGTCCCACTTACTGCTCGTGCTTCGGAGATCTCCGCATTTGTCACTCCAGACAAGTTTCAGCAGTACTCAGTGATGGCGTTTGGGATGCGGAATGCACCTGCCACTTTCCAGCGCTTAGTGAATATTGTTTTAGCTGACGTCCCACACTGTGCTGCTTACCTCGATGATGTAGTTGTGTATTCGTCTGATTGGGCTGCTCATGTAGATACCTTGACAACAGTGTTCCAGCGTTTGGCGAGGGCTTCCTTGACGCTGAATTTGGCAAAATGTGAGTTTGGTAGGGCTACCGTTACTTACCTTGGTAAACAGGTTGGGGGTGGTGAGGTGCGCCCCGTGGAGGCTAAGGTGACTGCTATCACTGCCTTCCCAGTGCCCATCACCCGGCGTGAGCTGCGCCGCTTCTTGGGTATGGCTGGGTATTATCGTGGGTTCTGTAGgaatttttcctctgttgtcgCCCCTCTGACTAGTCTGCTGAGCCCCTTGGTCCCGTTTGCGTGGTCTCCAGATTGCCAACacgcttttgtttctgttaagaCTCTGCTATGTAGTACCCCTGTTCTGGTGGCTCCTGACTTTGAGAAGCCATTCAAGATGGAGGTAGACGCATGCAATGTAGGTGCCGGTGCCGTTCTTATCCAGGAGGATTCCAACGGGCTGGACCATCCGGTCTGCTACTTCTCACGGAAGTTCAATGAGTGCCAGACACGGTACTCTACTATTGAGCAGGAAGCTCTGGCTTTGCTGATGGCACTCCAGTTTTTTGAAGTTTATTTGGGATCGAGTTCTAGGCCAATTGTGGTCTACACGGATCACAATCCGCTGGTTTTTCTCCACCGGATGTATAATCAGAACCAGCGCCTCATGCGGTGGGCGCTGATTGTGCAGGGGTACAACCTGGTGATTCGTCACAAGAAGGGCTCCGAGAATATGTGTGCGGATGCCCTTTCTCGTGTGTGA